Proteins from a genomic interval of Chionomys nivalis chromosome 7, mChiNiv1.1, whole genome shotgun sequence:
- the Nup85 gene encoding nuclear pore complex protein Nup85, with product MEELDCEPAVTWIPGVNSKKKQMCFDWGPGEMLLCETSFNKKDKSETAPSCPFIYIVRKDADVYSQILRKLFNESHGIFVGLQRIEEELTGKSRKAQLVRVSKNYRSVIRACMEEMHQVAVAAKDPASGRQFSSQVSILSAMELIWNLCEILFIEVAPAGPLLLHLLDWVRLHVCEVDSLSADVLGSENPSKHDGFWNLVTVLVLQGRLDEARQMLSKEADANPPSAGMCRILGDLMRTMPILSPGNTQTLTELELKWQHWREECERHLQDSTFAASSRLESLCKIMLGDEATLLEHKELLSNWYHFLVTRLLYSNPTVKPIDLHFYAQSSLNMFLGGESSPEPLDNILMAAFEFDIHQVIKECSIALSNWWFVAHLTDLLDHCRLLQSHNLYFGSNMREFLLLEYASGLFAHHSLWQLGVDYFDYCPELGRVSLELHIERIPLNTEQKALKVLRICEQRQMTEQVRSICKILAMKAVRNNRLGSALSWSIRAKDAAFATLVSDRFLRDYCERGCFSDLDLIDNLGPAMMLSDRLTFLGKYREFHRLYGEKRFGDAASLLLSLMTSQIAPRSFWMTLLTDALPLLEQKQVIFSAEQTYELMRCLEDLASGRPGCGEPDAQRLQDDDIETTKVEMLRLALARNLAQAIIREGSLEGS from the exons ATGGAGGAGCTCGATTGCGAGCCCGCAGTAACT TGGATTCCAGGCGTGAATTCCAAGAAGAAGCAAATGTGTTTTGACTGGGGTCCTGGGGAGATGCTCCTGTGTGAAACGTCCTTCAACAAAAAAG ACAAATCAGAGACGGCGCCGAGCTGCCCCTTTATCTATATCGTACGGAAAGATGCAGATGTTTACTCTCAGATTTTGAGAAAACTCTTCAATGAATCCCATGGAATCTTCGTTGGCCTGCAAAGGATTGAAGAGGAATTGACCGGAAAATCCAGGAAAGCTCA GTTGGTTCGAGTGAGTAAAAATTACCGCTCTGTCATCCGGGCCTGTATGGAAGAAATGCACCAGGTTGCAG TTGCTGCTAAAGATCCAGCCAGTGGCCGGCAGTTCAGCAGCCAG GTCTCCATTTTGTCAGCCATGGAGCTCATTTGGAACCTGTGTGAGATCCTTTTTATTGAAGTAGCCCCAG CTGGCCCTCTCCTCCTTCATCTTCTTGACTGGGTCCGACTGCACGTGTGTGAGGTGGACAGTTTGTCGGCAGACGTTCTGGGCAGTGAGAACCCAAGCAAGCATGACGGCTTCTGGAACTTG GTGACTGTCTTGGTGCTTCAGGGCCGGCTGGATGAGGCCCGGCAAATGCTGTCCAAAGAAGCTGACGCCAACCCCCCTTCTGCAGGCATGTGCCGCATCCTTGGGGACCTGATGAGGACAATGCCCATTCTCAGT CCTGGCAACACTCAGACGCTGACGGAGCTGGAGCTGAAGTGGCAGCACTGGCGTGAGGAGTGTGAGCGGCACCTGCAAGACAGCACATTCGCAGCCAGCTCCCGCCTGGAGTCTCTCTGCAAg ATCATGCTGGGGGACGAGGCCACCTTGTTGGAGCACAAGGAGCTTCTGAGCAACTGGTACCATTTCCTAGTGACCAGGCTGCTGTATTCCAACCCCACAGTGAAACCCATTGACCTGCACTTCTATGCCCAG TCCAGCCTGAACATGTTTCTGGGAGGCGAGAGCAGTCCGGAGCCACTGGACAACATCTTGATGGCAGCCTTTGAATTTGATATTCACCAAGTGATCAAGGAGTGCAG CATTGCCTTGAGCAACTGGTGGTTTGTAGCTCACCTCACCGACCTTTTGGATCACTGCAGACTCCTCCAGTCACACAACCTCTA TTTCGGTTCTAACATGAGAGAATTCCTTCTGCTGGAATATGCCTCAGGACTGTTTGCTCATCACAG CTTGTGGCAGCTGGGGGTGGATTACTTTGACTACTGCCCGGAGCTGGGCCGAGTTTCCTTGGAGCTGCACATTGAGCGGATTCCTCTCAACACGGAACAGAAAGCCTTGAAGGTGCTGAGGATTTGTGAGCAGCGGCAGATGACCGAACAAG TTCGAAGTATCTGTAAAATCTTGGCCATGAAGGCTGTCCGTAATAATCGCCTGGGCTCTGCCCTCTCTTGGAGCATCCGTGCCAAAGATGCTGCTTTTGCCACACTCGTATCTGACAG ATTCCTCAGGGATTATTGTGAAAGAGGCTGCTTTTCTGATTTGGATCTCATTGACAACCTGGGCCCAGCCATGATGCTCAGTGATCGACTGACTTTTCTTG GAAAGTACCGGGAGTTCCACAGACTGTATGGGGAGAAGCGCTTTGGTGACGCTGCTTCTCTTCTGCTGTCCCTCATGACCTCTCAGATTGCACCCCGTTCTTTCTGGATGACTCTGCTCACAGATGCCCTACCTCTTTTGGAACAGAAACAG GTGATTTTTTCAGCAGAGCAGACATATGAGCTGATGCGCTGCCTGGAAGACTTGGCCTCAGGGAGGCCAGGGTGCGGTGAGCCCGACGCCCAGCGACTCCAG GATGACGACATAGAGACCACCAAGGTGGAAATGCTGAGACTGGCTCTTGCCCGGAATCTTGCTCAAGCAATTATAAGAGAAGGCTCACTGGAAGGTTCCTGA
- the Gga3 gene encoding ADP-ribosylation factor-binding protein GGA3 isoform X2, with product MAEAEGESLESWLNKATSPSNRQEDWEYIIGFCDQINKELEGPQIAVRLLAHKIQSPQEWEAVQALTVLEACMKNCGRRFHNEVGKFRFLNELIKVVSPKYLGDRVSEKVKTKVIELLFSWTLALPEEAKIKDAYHMLKRQGIVQSDPPIPMDRTLIPSPPPRPKNPVFDDEEKSKLLAKLLKSKNPDDLQEANKLIKSMVKEDEARIQKVTKRLHTLEEVNNNVKLLHEMLLHYSQEFSSEADKELMKELFDRCENKRRTLFKLASETEDNDNSLGDILQASDNLSRVINSYKTIIEGQIINGEVTTSTMPDSEGNDHCSNQGTLIDLAELDTPCSSSPVLAPAPAPPTSGIPILPPPPQTSGPPRSRSSSQAEAPPGPDSTGNALSLLDEELLCLGLTDPAPTASKESAGTSQWHLFQNEQSSDLDFFSPRPVSAACCPSDGSLLPPPVSTSTSVPKAEPTAPEYHNSALGDSTSHRLDALDQLLEEAKVTSGLVKPVSCFSHGATASPLLPTSTPARPLLPFSAGPGSPLFQSPAFQSQGSPLRGPELSLASVHVPLESIKPSSALPVTAYDKNGFRILFHFAKECPPGRPDVLVVVVSMLNTAPLPVKSIVLQAAVPKSMKVKLQPPSGTELSPFSPVQPPAAITQVMLLANPMKEKVRLRYKLTFALGEQLSTELGEVDQFPPVEQWGNL from the exons ATGGCGGAGGCGGAAGGGGAGAGTCTGGAGTCCTGGCTGA ATAAAGCTACCAGTCCTTCTAACCGCCAGGAAGACTGGGAATATATCATTGGCTTCTGTGATCAGATCAACAAAGAACTTGAAGG GCCCCAGATTGCTGTCCGACTCCTGGCCCACAAGATCCAGTCTCCACAGGAATGGGAGGCAGTGCAGGCCCTCACG GTGCTGGAGGCATGCATGAAGAACTGTGGGAGGAGATTTCATAATGAAGTGGGGAAGTTCCGGTTTTTGAATGAATTAATCAAAGTTGTCTCTCCAAAG tacttgggagacagggtGTCTGAGAAGGTGAAGACTAAGGTCATCGAGTTGCTTTTTAGCTGGACACTGGCCTTGCCGGAAGAAGCAAAGATCAAAGATGCCTACCACATGTTGAAGAGACAAG GCATAGTGCAGTCGGACCCCCCCATCCCCATGGATAGAACACTGatcccctctcccccacctcGTCCCAAAAACCCTGTTTTTGATGATGAGGAGAAATCCAAG CTTTTAGCCAAACTACTGAAAAGCAAGAACCCAGACGATCTACAAGAAGCCAACAAACTCATCAAGTCCATGGTGAAGGAA gatgaggcGCGAATCCAGAAAGTGACCAAGCGCCTGCACACTTTGGAGGAAGTTAACAACAATGTCAAGTTGCTCCATGAGATGCTCCTTCACTACAGCCAAGAGTTCTCTTCAGAGGCTGACAAAGAGCTCATGAAG gaGCTGTTTGATCGTTGTGAGAACAAGAGACGGACATTATTTAAACTGGCCAGCGAGACAGAAGACAATGACAACAGCTTGG GGGACATCCTGCAGGCCAGTGACAACCTCTCCAGGGTCATCAATTCTTACAAAACAATTATTGAAGGACAGATCATCAATGGTGAAGTGACCACCTCAACCATGCCTGACTCTGAAG GAAATGACCACTGCAGTAACCAAGGCACCCTCATCGACCTTGCTGAGTTGGACACCCCCTGCAGCTCATCCCCAGTGTTGGCCCCAGCACCTGCCCCACCCACCTCAGGCATCCCtatcctccctccacccccccagACCTCTGGGCCTCCGCGAAGCCGGTCGTCCAGCCAGGCTGAGGCTCCCCCAGGGCCTGACAGCACGGGCAATGCCCTCTCCTTGCTAGATGAGGAGCTGCTCTGCCTGG GCCTTACTGACCCAGCCCCCACTGCTTCCAAAGAGTCGGCTGGAACTAGTCAGTGGCACCTGTTCCAG AATGAACAGTCATCAGACCTGGATTTCTTCAGCCCCAGGCCAGTGTCTGCGGCCTGCTGCCCCTCAGATGGAtccctgctccctcccccagTTTCTACCTCAA CCTCGGTTCCAAAGGCTGAGCCCACAGCCCCAGAGTACCACAACTCAGCACTGGGTGACAGCACCTCGCACCGCCTAGATGCCCTTGATCAGCTTCTGGAAGAGGCCAAAGT gACCTCAGGCTTGGTGAAACCTGTTTCTTGTTTCTCCCATGGGGCCACCGCCTCCCCATTGCTTCCCACCTCTACACCAGCCAGGCCTCTCCTGCCCTTCTCCGCGGGGCCTGGAAGCCCTCTCTTCCAGTCACCAGCCTTCCAGTCTCAAGGCAGCCCTCTGAGGGGACCAGAGCTCTCCCTGGCCAGTGTCCATGTGCCCTTGGAATCAATCAAGCCTA GCAGTGCCCTTCCTGTGACAGCCTATGATAAAAATGGCTTCCGCATCCTTTTCCACTTTGCTAAGGAGTGTCCCCCAGGACGGCCTGATgtgctggtggtggtagtgtCCATGCTGAATACAGCTCCCTTGCCAGTCAAGAGCATTGTGCTGCAGGCCGCAGTGCCCAAG TCAATGAAGGTGAAGTTGCAGCCACCCTCGGGGACAGAACTTTCTCCATTTAGTCCTGTGCAGCCACCGGCAGCCATTACCCAGGTTATGCTGCTGGCCAATCCAATGAAG GAGAAGGTGCGGCTTCGGTATAAGCTGACCTTTGCTCTTGGAGAGCAGCTGAGCACAGAACTGGGTGAAGTGGACCAGTTTCCGCCTGTGGAACAGTGGGGGAACCTATGA
- the Gga3 gene encoding ADP-ribosylation factor-binding protein GGA3 isoform X1 gives MAEAEGESLESWLNKATSPSNRQEDWEYIIGFCDQINKELEGPQIAVRLLAHKIQSPQEWEAVQALTVLEACMKNCGRRFHNEVGKFRFLNELIKVVSPKYLGDRVSEKVKTKVIELLFSWTLALPEEAKIKDAYHMLKRQGIVQSDPPIPMDRTLIPSPPPRPKNPVFDDEEKSKLLAKLLKSKNPDDLQEANKLIKSMVKEDEARIQKVTKRLHTLEEVNNNVKLLHEMLLHYSQEFSSEADKELMKELFDRCENKRRTLFKLASETEDNDNSLGDILQASDNLSRVINSYKTIIEGQIINGEVTTSTMPDSEGNDHCSNQGTLIDLAELDTPCSSSPVLAPAPAPPTSGIPILPPPPQTSGPPRSRSSSQAEAPPGPDSTGNALSLLDEELLCLGLTDPAPTASKESAGTSQWHLFQNEQSSDLDFFSPRPVSAACCPSDGSLLPPPVSTSSTSQAPLPAPFPAPVLPASAPAPSTGSFLFSSGPAPASVPKAEPTAPEYHNSALGDSTSHRLDALDQLLEEAKVTSGLVKPVSCFSHGATASPLLPTSTPARPLLPFSAGPGSPLFQSPAFQSQGSPLRGPELSLASVHVPLESIKPSSALPVTAYDKNGFRILFHFAKECPPGRPDVLVVVVSMLNTAPLPVKSIVLQAAVPKSMKVKLQPPSGTELSPFSPVQPPAAITQVMLLANPMKEKVRLRYKLTFALGEQLSTELGEVDQFPPVEQWGNL, from the exons ATGGCGGAGGCGGAAGGGGAGAGTCTGGAGTCCTGGCTGA ATAAAGCTACCAGTCCTTCTAACCGCCAGGAAGACTGGGAATATATCATTGGCTTCTGTGATCAGATCAACAAAGAACTTGAAGG GCCCCAGATTGCTGTCCGACTCCTGGCCCACAAGATCCAGTCTCCACAGGAATGGGAGGCAGTGCAGGCCCTCACG GTGCTGGAGGCATGCATGAAGAACTGTGGGAGGAGATTTCATAATGAAGTGGGGAAGTTCCGGTTTTTGAATGAATTAATCAAAGTTGTCTCTCCAAAG tacttgggagacagggtGTCTGAGAAGGTGAAGACTAAGGTCATCGAGTTGCTTTTTAGCTGGACACTGGCCTTGCCGGAAGAAGCAAAGATCAAAGATGCCTACCACATGTTGAAGAGACAAG GCATAGTGCAGTCGGACCCCCCCATCCCCATGGATAGAACACTGatcccctctcccccacctcGTCCCAAAAACCCTGTTTTTGATGATGAGGAGAAATCCAAG CTTTTAGCCAAACTACTGAAAAGCAAGAACCCAGACGATCTACAAGAAGCCAACAAACTCATCAAGTCCATGGTGAAGGAA gatgaggcGCGAATCCAGAAAGTGACCAAGCGCCTGCACACTTTGGAGGAAGTTAACAACAATGTCAAGTTGCTCCATGAGATGCTCCTTCACTACAGCCAAGAGTTCTCTTCAGAGGCTGACAAAGAGCTCATGAAG gaGCTGTTTGATCGTTGTGAGAACAAGAGACGGACATTATTTAAACTGGCCAGCGAGACAGAAGACAATGACAACAGCTTGG GGGACATCCTGCAGGCCAGTGACAACCTCTCCAGGGTCATCAATTCTTACAAAACAATTATTGAAGGACAGATCATCAATGGTGAAGTGACCACCTCAACCATGCCTGACTCTGAAG GAAATGACCACTGCAGTAACCAAGGCACCCTCATCGACCTTGCTGAGTTGGACACCCCCTGCAGCTCATCCCCAGTGTTGGCCCCAGCACCTGCCCCACCCACCTCAGGCATCCCtatcctccctccacccccccagACCTCTGGGCCTCCGCGAAGCCGGTCGTCCAGCCAGGCTGAGGCTCCCCCAGGGCCTGACAGCACGGGCAATGCCCTCTCCTTGCTAGATGAGGAGCTGCTCTGCCTGG GCCTTACTGACCCAGCCCCCACTGCTTCCAAAGAGTCGGCTGGAACTAGTCAGTGGCACCTGTTCCAG AATGAACAGTCATCAGACCTGGATTTCTTCAGCCCCAGGCCAGTGTCTGCGGCCTGCTGCCCCTCAGATGGAtccctgctccctcccccagTTTCTACCTCAAGTACGTCCCAAGCTCCACTGCCTGCTCCCTTCCCAGCTCCTGTGCTCCCAGCCAGTGCACCAGCCCCCAGCACTGGTTCCTTCCTGTTCTCTTCTGGACCTGCCCCAGCCTCGGTTCCAAAGGCTGAGCCCACAGCCCCAGAGTACCACAACTCAGCACTGGGTGACAGCACCTCGCACCGCCTAGATGCCCTTGATCAGCTTCTGGAAGAGGCCAAAGT gACCTCAGGCTTGGTGAAACCTGTTTCTTGTTTCTCCCATGGGGCCACCGCCTCCCCATTGCTTCCCACCTCTACACCAGCCAGGCCTCTCCTGCCCTTCTCCGCGGGGCCTGGAAGCCCTCTCTTCCAGTCACCAGCCTTCCAGTCTCAAGGCAGCCCTCTGAGGGGACCAGAGCTCTCCCTGGCCAGTGTCCATGTGCCCTTGGAATCAATCAAGCCTA GCAGTGCCCTTCCTGTGACAGCCTATGATAAAAATGGCTTCCGCATCCTTTTCCACTTTGCTAAGGAGTGTCCCCCAGGACGGCCTGATgtgctggtggtggtagtgtCCATGCTGAATACAGCTCCCTTGCCAGTCAAGAGCATTGTGCTGCAGGCCGCAGTGCCCAAG TCAATGAAGGTGAAGTTGCAGCCACCCTCGGGGACAGAACTTTCTCCATTTAGTCCTGTGCAGCCACCGGCAGCCATTACCCAGGTTATGCTGCTGGCCAATCCAATGAAG GAGAAGGTGCGGCTTCGGTATAAGCTGACCTTTGCTCTTGGAGAGCAGCTGAGCACAGAACTGGGTGAAGTGGACCAGTTTCCGCCTGTGGAACAGTGGGGGAACCTATGA
- the Gga3 gene encoding ADP-ribosylation factor-binding protein GGA3 isoform X3, translating to MLKRQGIVQSDPPIPMDRTLIPSPPPRPKNPVFDDEEKSKLLAKLLKSKNPDDLQEANKLIKSMVKEDEARIQKVTKRLHTLEEVNNNVKLLHEMLLHYSQEFSSEADKELMKELFDRCENKRRTLFKLASETEDNDNSLGDILQASDNLSRVINSYKTIIEGQIINGEVTTSTMPDSEGNDHCSNQGTLIDLAELDTPCSSSPVLAPAPAPPTSGIPILPPPPQTSGPPRSRSSSQAEAPPGPDSTGNALSLLDEELLCLGLTDPAPTASKESAGTSQWHLFQNEQSSDLDFFSPRPVSAACCPSDGSLLPPPVSTSSTSQAPLPAPFPAPVLPASAPAPSTGSFLFSSGPAPASVPKAEPTAPEYHNSALGDSTSHRLDALDQLLEEAKVTSGLVKPVSCFSHGATASPLLPTSTPARPLLPFSAGPGSPLFQSPAFQSQGSPLRGPELSLASVHVPLESIKPSSALPVTAYDKNGFRILFHFAKECPPGRPDVLVVVVSMLNTAPLPVKSIVLQAAVPKSMKVKLQPPSGTELSPFSPVQPPAAITQVMLLANPMKEKVRLRYKLTFALGEQLSTELGEVDQFPPVEQWGNL from the exons ATGTTGAAGAGACAAG GCATAGTGCAGTCGGACCCCCCCATCCCCATGGATAGAACACTGatcccctctcccccacctcGTCCCAAAAACCCTGTTTTTGATGATGAGGAGAAATCCAAG CTTTTAGCCAAACTACTGAAAAGCAAGAACCCAGACGATCTACAAGAAGCCAACAAACTCATCAAGTCCATGGTGAAGGAA gatgaggcGCGAATCCAGAAAGTGACCAAGCGCCTGCACACTTTGGAGGAAGTTAACAACAATGTCAAGTTGCTCCATGAGATGCTCCTTCACTACAGCCAAGAGTTCTCTTCAGAGGCTGACAAAGAGCTCATGAAG gaGCTGTTTGATCGTTGTGAGAACAAGAGACGGACATTATTTAAACTGGCCAGCGAGACAGAAGACAATGACAACAGCTTGG GGGACATCCTGCAGGCCAGTGACAACCTCTCCAGGGTCATCAATTCTTACAAAACAATTATTGAAGGACAGATCATCAATGGTGAAGTGACCACCTCAACCATGCCTGACTCTGAAG GAAATGACCACTGCAGTAACCAAGGCACCCTCATCGACCTTGCTGAGTTGGACACCCCCTGCAGCTCATCCCCAGTGTTGGCCCCAGCACCTGCCCCACCCACCTCAGGCATCCCtatcctccctccacccccccagACCTCTGGGCCTCCGCGAAGCCGGTCGTCCAGCCAGGCTGAGGCTCCCCCAGGGCCTGACAGCACGGGCAATGCCCTCTCCTTGCTAGATGAGGAGCTGCTCTGCCTGG GCCTTACTGACCCAGCCCCCACTGCTTCCAAAGAGTCGGCTGGAACTAGTCAGTGGCACCTGTTCCAG AATGAACAGTCATCAGACCTGGATTTCTTCAGCCCCAGGCCAGTGTCTGCGGCCTGCTGCCCCTCAGATGGAtccctgctccctcccccagTTTCTACCTCAAGTACGTCCCAAGCTCCACTGCCTGCTCCCTTCCCAGCTCCTGTGCTCCCAGCCAGTGCACCAGCCCCCAGCACTGGTTCCTTCCTGTTCTCTTCTGGACCTGCCCCAGCCTCGGTTCCAAAGGCTGAGCCCACAGCCCCAGAGTACCACAACTCAGCACTGGGTGACAGCACCTCGCACCGCCTAGATGCCCTTGATCAGCTTCTGGAAGAGGCCAAAGT gACCTCAGGCTTGGTGAAACCTGTTTCTTGTTTCTCCCATGGGGCCACCGCCTCCCCATTGCTTCCCACCTCTACACCAGCCAGGCCTCTCCTGCCCTTCTCCGCGGGGCCTGGAAGCCCTCTCTTCCAGTCACCAGCCTTCCAGTCTCAAGGCAGCCCTCTGAGGGGACCAGAGCTCTCCCTGGCCAGTGTCCATGTGCCCTTGGAATCAATCAAGCCTA GCAGTGCCCTTCCTGTGACAGCCTATGATAAAAATGGCTTCCGCATCCTTTTCCACTTTGCTAAGGAGTGTCCCCCAGGACGGCCTGATgtgctggtggtggtagtgtCCATGCTGAATACAGCTCCCTTGCCAGTCAAGAGCATTGTGCTGCAGGCCGCAGTGCCCAAG TCAATGAAGGTGAAGTTGCAGCCACCCTCGGGGACAGAACTTTCTCCATTTAGTCCTGTGCAGCCACCGGCAGCCATTACCCAGGTTATGCTGCTGGCCAATCCAATGAAG GAGAAGGTGCGGCTTCGGTATAAGCTGACCTTTGCTCTTGGAGAGCAGCTGAGCACAGAACTGGGTGAAGTGGACCAGTTTCCGCCTGTGGAACAGTGGGGGAACCTATGA
- the Mrps7 gene encoding 28S ribosomal protein S7, mitochondrial translates to MAAPALQAARRWSGLALGVRLAVWNLPGITQVRWSRYAPEYRDPLIDKEYYRKPVSELTEEEKYDQELKKTQLIKAAAATETSSVFADPVISKFTNMMMKGGNKVLARSLMAQTLEAVKRKQFEKYHAASAEEQATIERNPYRIFHQALKNCEPVIGLAPILKGGHFYQVPVPLTDRRRRFLAMKWMITECRENKPRRTLMPEKLSDELLEAFHNRGPVIKRKHNMHKMAEANRALAHYRWW, encoded by the exons ATGGCTGCCCCCGCTCTGCAGGCCGCGCGACGGTGGTCGGGGCTGGCCTTGGGAGTGAGGCTTGCTGTCTGGAACCTTCCAGG GATAACCCAGGTGAGGTGGAGCCGCTACGCCCCCGAATACAGGGATCCCTTGATTGACAAGGAGTATTACCGCAAGCCTGTGTCGGAACTCACCGAAGAGGAGAAATATGACCAGGAGCTCAAGAAAACCCAGCTCATCAAAGCTGCCGCAGCGACAGAGACAAGCTCAGTGTTTGCAGACCCTGTCATCAG CAAATTCACCAACATGATGATGAAAGGCGGGAACAAAGTGCTGGCTCGATCGCTCATGGCCCAG ACCCTGGAAGCTGTGAAGCGGAAGCAGTTTGAGAAGTACCACGCTGCCTCTGCAGAGGAGCAGGCCACCATCGAACGGAACCCCTACAGGATCTTCCACCAGGCCCTGAAAAACTGTGAGCCTGTGATCGGGTTGGCACCTATCCTCAAAGGGGGCCATTTCTACCAG GTCCCTGTACCTCTCACTGACCGACGTCGCCGCTTCCTGGCCATGAAGTGGATGATCACAGAGTGCCGAGAGAACAAGCCACGGCGGACGCTAATGCCAGAGAAGCTGTCAGATGAGCTGCTGGAGGCTTTTCATAACCGGGGTCCCGTGATCAAGCGGAAGCACAATATGCATAAGATGGCGGAGGCCAACCGTGCCCTGGCCCACTACCGCTGGTGGTAG